The DNA sequence ATCAGCCGCAATGTTTCAAGCATCTCTACCTCGTGCGCGGAGCCGTTCCAGGAAATTGTGGGCGGCATCTGCTCGTAACCGAAAAAATACACGTCCCCCGTCTCGCCGCCATCTGCGCTGATGCAGTCGACTACTATCAAAACGTCCGCCTGAGCTATAAGGGGCGTTAACGCCATAGCTAGCGTACCGCCATCGATAAATCTTAGCTCCAAATTTGCGCCGTCCGCGTTAAATTTGGAGCCGTCTCGACTAGCCAAATCGCCGCTTAAATTTGAGTTTGCGACGTCCAAATTTGACGCTTCAAATTTATCGTCCAAATTTAAAGCGGAGTCAAATTTAGCCCTGATTTTAGGGCTAAATTTATAGTTTTGCTCCATCATTTTGACAAAATGCACTCCAACTCCCTCGTCGCCAAACATCACGTTGCCGATACCTAGCACCAAAACCCGCATCAGTGCTCGTCTTTTACGTATTTGTAGCCGCTAATAATCGCGTCCATAGCTCCATTTTTGCCTTTTACGGCGTTAAATACCGCCATATATACGTGCGCTACGACGAAAATCATGATGATCCACATGCAGATGCGGTGTATCGTACGGACGTTTGCTAACCCGCCCATTAGCTCCTCGCACTGCCTCATCGGCTCGTAAAGTAGCCCGCCAAGCCCCTCGTGATAGACGTGGACGTAGAGAACGAGACCCGTTAGGCAGATCAAAAAAAGCACTAGATAAAAGAAAAAATACGACGCAAACTGAAGCGGATTATAAACGCCCTTTAGATGCGGGTGCGGGCCTAAAAACAGATAGTATTTTATCTGCGCTATCCAGACTTTGGGGTTAAAAAAATCGACGATACTAACGACCTCTTTACGGCTGTATTTGTCAAATATAAATAGGTAGAGCTTGAAAATAAAGCACGCTATCAAGATAAATCCCGCGATCTGATGAGCCGCGCGCAACTTGGCGTTCATAAAATTCGTCGGTTCGCTCGTGATTTCGGGGCTAACGAAAACATAAGAGATATAGTAGCCGCTCACGACTAAAAATGT is a window from the Campylobacter massiliensis genome containing:
- a CDS encoding HyaD/HybD family hydrogenase maturation endopeptidase translates to MRVLVLGIGNVMFGDEGVGVHFVKMMEQNYKFSPKIRAKFDSALNLDDKFEASNLDVANSNLSGDLASRDGSKFNADGANLELRFIDGGTLAMALTPLIAQADVLIVVDCISADGGETGDVYFFGYEQMPPTISWNGSAHEVEMLETLRLMELAGDLPRTKILGIVPKRIEPMSFELSAQAQEGVNLMEKTLLNELSRLGFSYEKIANFSVSGIALEFSKKGAI
- the cybH gene encoding Ni/Fe-hydrogenase, b-type cytochrome subunit, whose amino-acid sequence is MSEHNDRKSEYEFSIGLRATHWIRFFAITFLVVSGYYISYVFVSPEITSEPTNFMNAKLRAAHQIAGFILIACFIFKLYLFIFDKYSRKEVVSIVDFFNPKVWIAQIKYYLFLGPHPHLKGVYNPLQFASYFFFYLVLFLICLTGLVLYVHVYHEGLGGLLYEPMRQCEELMGGLANVRTIHRICMWIIMIFVVAHVYMAVFNAVKGKNGAMDAIISGYKYVKDEH